Below is a window of Sylvia atricapilla isolate bSylAtr1 chromosome 2, bSylAtr1.pri, whole genome shotgun sequence DNA.
GCCAGTGGGATCCAAAAAAAGAGCCTTCCTGGGAATAAGATTTAGTGTAATTATAAAGCTGATGGACTACAAGTGTAGCAAGGAAACCTAACTGATCTCTAAGGGCAGTGAGCCTGCCAGCAGTGTTGTAAGGAGGAGAATCCATGGTTTTAAAATGATCATCAGCTTGCCTCTTAAAATTTTACAGGTGATTATAAATGGAAAGGTTTCAAAGAAAGAACATTACTTTctgataattatttttgtttgtttattgaaCAATTcctatgaaaaatattaatcttcTGAATCATCTAAGAAAACCTgaagaggagatttttttttttatgggtgTAAAAGAGACCATTTGTTCTGATTGTTATGTCTGCTTAAATGTGCCTTCCTGATCAGTAGTGTACAGAATCCATATAGTAATGATTTGATAATTTGGCATTATTAAAAAGGTTTTGATGCATTATTCCTTTATGAAGTGCACCTGACTTTAATGTTTGAATGTTTGTGAATAATGTTAAACATAAATATGCTGATATTGTTTTTCACCCCACCCCAAACTTGCTTTGCTTCTGGATttgaaacacaaaccaacaacTCTGCATGtgaaaccttttttttgttgttgttttttttttttactacattGGAAGTTGAACATTGATCTTGACAAGCACTTATTGTAGAACCTACTCTCAGTCCTCATTCTTCTCTAGAAgtctcttttgctttttggtgCCATCTCCCCCAGAAGTGTGAACTTAATAGAGaatttttactttactttatttttagcaGAGAGCAAACCTGTCCATATTGAAGtcaaagaacaaaatgaagtggatgaggaagaggaggaagaagatgaagaggaggaagaggaagaagagagtgAAGAATCTGAAGAGAGTGAAGGcagtgaagatgaagatgaaaagactTCAGATGAGAGAGAGCCAGACTCCCAAGCTATTGGAAAAcaatccatggaaaaaaagctTAGCAAGGAAATCAGCTCTGATTCTGAGTACGACTCTGATGATGACCGCACTAAGGAGGAGCGTGCTTATGACAAAGCCAAACGGAGAATTGAGGTACTAAGATGCACTTGGATTGTTGTGTTGCATAACAAACAGGttaattttcagttaattttgtCAAATTTGTCAAAATGGTGGTTGTGTCAGGGCTACTATTTAAGCAGAAATTGTGttaattaagaaagaaaatacttggtTTTGTCTGAAGATTAAGTATTTACTTTTAGGTAACTTGACCACAAAGATGGCAACTTCAGCGGTGTTCCCCTCCACCTCTGTGTTCCTCCtgggaaaaaaggcttttattctTTACAGATAGATATTTTCAGTTCTAAAAGATCTGTCTAAACTGTTCAGTGCTTTCATGGCTGCTAAATGTTCTTGGTTTCCTCACCCAAGGTGCTTGTTCAGAATGCACCATCAGCAAAGCTACTGTTAGCGGATATAACAACTTAGCCTACTAGAATGTAACAAGagccaaccaaacaaaaatgtaaCTGTTAGTCAAAAGTTTTTGATTTACCAAAAGAGGGATGACAGATCTGAAATTGCCTTGAAAATGTAAGTCTCACAGCTAACTCTGTGTTTGTATTTATGTAATCAAGTCAAAAGGTGAGCTGTGGTTTTTGGTTTATGCTCACCAAGTTTTATGTGTCTTTTATGTAGAAGCGACgagctgaaaacagcaaaaatatgaaCACTGAAAAGCTCAGAGCACCAGTTATCTGTGTCCTGGGGCATGTAGACACAGGCAAGACCAAGATTTTAGATAAGGTAAGACGTGGAGTGTGAAAGCACTGCCTGTGCCtcttatttatgtatttattttttttggttgaagaCAGAAGGAATTAGAGTGTGATCAGACATAACTTCAGTCTCTTTTATGTGAGTATTTCtggtctttttttgtctttagcTCCGCCACACTCACGTGCAAGACAGTGAAGCTGGTGGCATCACTCAGCAGATTGGTGCAACTAATGTTCCTCTTGAAGCTATTAATGAACAAACCAAGATGGTGAAAAATGTAAGTTACAACACTTCAACAACACTACAACAACTacatcttaaaaatataaaatgtagaCTAATAAAGGCTGTGTGAGATTTCCTGACATAGACCGATGTACTTTCCCCACTCTCATTTTGGAGTagattgtttttttaattcctatCATTCCCCCAGCAAAGGGGAGGCTATCTCATTTTTCATACATTTGATTTCAGTTAATGCATTGCTGTTCCTTCAGAAAAGTAGGCAAATACTATTTACTCTGTTCTGGACAGTACACATATGTACACTGACTGCATACTTGTCAGTGTTTGGATTGTAAATTGAGATCCTCAAAACCGCTTGAgtatattttctgttaaaaccACCCTTTGCTGTATGTCCTGAAATCTGGCCAATTCCTGGGTGATGAATTTTACCATGTTACAGAAATGCTAACTGTTCAGTATCATTTGTTTTCGATACTATGTCCTATTTTGCTTGCAGAAGCAGCTGGCTGAAAAGCCTTGGTGTAGTAATGGCTTTTTCCAAGATTTTACTCAACTTGGTAAACATGTAAACTtaggggagaggagaaaatcaTCAGGACAAGCATGGTGCATCTTACTActgtgaaatgttttttcttctgtaggcTGCCTTGTCTTACAGATTTGAGCTTTACTTGTGGCTGGTTGATACCTGGAGGAATGGGCTGcgtagctttttttttttgatgttgaAATGACTGTTGACTGATTTTGTTTATAGAGGGTGCTGGCCTTAATGTATGTATCTGGATTTTTGAAGTGCAGACTTTCAATAATGTTGCCAGctcttattttgttctttttctctacTTGTGTAATCTCTACAAGATGgctaatattttgaaatgttagTTTGACAGAGAGAACATAAAAATTCCAGGCATGCTGATAATTGACACTCCAGGACACGAGTCGTTCAGGTAATGTTTCCTCACAGTGTTGTACTTCTCAGAACTGATGGCAAAAGCATCTGGAGATATTTTTAGCGAAGTGTGAGGTCTCTGCTTAATTAATTGTTTTAgttctcacttaaaaaaaagtccAACAAAACCAACTTAAAGTAGAGGAATTAAGTGGATTTGCTTCATTTGCAGGTTGCTTTTTATATCTGGTTAATTGCTGGCCTTTTATAGCTgattaattttctgtcttcGTGCCAATTGAGCCATGAATATCTGAAAAAGCatgtaaataaaatagttaGTGTAAGAGGAAAGATGGAAGCAGGAAGCtagctggaggaaaaaaggtgAGGATTTCAGGTGACCTAAGTACTCTgctatgaaaaattaaaacttttgtCCTAGTCTCTTGTTCATAGTGTCTCAGTTAAGGTAACTGAGTTTGTTAGACTGAAGTTACTAATTACACAAGTCATCTGAGTCTTAGCAGAGATCAAATGTATTCTAGGAACACCAGTGGCATGCAGGCAAGCCACTGAATCAGCTTTTAAGGGTAAAACAGGACTGAGCTCACTGAGATGAGATCTTGGGTGAAATCCTGAAACAGAAGAATTAAGACTTGGATGTGACATTTTTCAGTAAAAGCCTTTGTAAGCATTGAAATGCTGTGTTGTGGGGCACTTGGTAATGTTCAGGTACATTGGCATGGTACCTCTTAAGAGCTCTCCAtctgtcctggttttgtttgtaaCAAAGATGTGATAGTCTCTTTACATTGTATTCTATGAAATTGTGATAGTCTTAGTGTTTATGCAGTATATAAAAAAGTCTTGTTCGGATTTTATACTCCTGCATTTCACTTTAACTGTCTCAATTGTTGCTCAGAAAATGATCAGAACGTATTTTACattgtaaaaatatataataatatgaAAACTTTCTGGAGGAGAATAATAGTTTATTAGTTTTGCTTACAGattctttaatgtattttgttaAATGAAAACTACAAAGTGTCATTTGAATGGTTTACATTTTTGAGGGGAAATAACTGATGAGcttcagctttttgtttgtCAGTGTAAGTTTGACATTGTACTTGGTGTTTTTATAAAGGTTTTGTTgctaaatgattttttttttttgtcttttaatttcaCAGCAATCTGAGAAACAGAGGAAGCTCACTTTGTGATATTGCTATACTTGTAGTTGACATCATGCACGGTTTGGAACCACAGACAATTGAATCAATAAATCTGTTGAAATCAAAGAAATGCCCCTTTATAGTAGCTCTCAACAAGGTAGGATAGATTTTTATCCTAATAGTGTATTTTTCCACTCTAATAGTGCATTTGGCATTTGACAATTGTCTGTTTCCTTCCTCGAACTGGAACTGTTTTGTGTAATATCTGAAGGGGTGGTTTTGGGTCTTGCGTGTAGCATTTTTTTTGTGTCCTTGATACCACAATGGCTCTACATGAGCTTTGCAGAACAGTCAGCTCTTCTTTGAGTCCTGACTGGTAAATTTTGTTGCCTTATGTAACTTCTGTGTATCATTCACACTTCTGGAATTCaattgtgaggttttttttccccttgtgccTACTTATATAGATTTGTGTGCGTTTTCTGATAAAACTCCAAAACAAGCTTCACATTGATGAGtcatactttttattttagccACTGAGACTGGTCAATTTGACTTGAAGACAAGCTGACTTCAAGCCATGGAGCAGTAATGTTGATCACTAGTGGGAAGTGTTTTGGGCTTTGCAGTATTAGATGGAAAATTGGCCAGTTATTTTCAGCCCTCTTTTTAGAAATCCCGTGCATGAGAAATATGCTGCTTCCTTGTGATGACTCTGtgaattatatataaatatagaaacTACTCATGTCCAATGACTTTGGAAGCCATCTGACATGCTGACAGAGATCTGTCAGAAGGCTGTTTGTGCGTAGTGTAAAAATTGCAATACACTTCAAAAACTGGAAGGAGCATTAAGATTTGAAGGTGGTTGGAACTGAAGAGGCCATTATCTCATTGCTGAAACCAGCTACTTTTTGAAAGAATGCACACAACCTCTTTGATGGAGAGGTGTCCAGGCCTTATGGCAGAGCAGTAGAGTTCTCTCTCAGTCAGACCCAAAGACCCGACTGTCATTCATTGCCATCAAAAGCAACAGTTAGCCTGAAATTAAATGGCTAAGAGCTCTTGCATTTTAAGTTATACATGTATTATTTGACCAGATTATAATCCATTTGCTTAAGGTGTAGTTTTGATTTGTACAGCAAATAGATTTTTGGGCTAAGTCTGTCCTGCTTTGGCAGCTGTCTTGGGGAGGTGTTTCTGAACTTCAGCTGTGTCTTTCAAACAACCCCACTCTGGTCCCTTCTCTGTAGCAGGATGGGAAAGGGCCTATATTtacctgaaaattttaaaagatcttAGTAAAACCAGTGTAGTTCTTCAGGAAAAACCACAAACActtctgtggttttggggttctttttgtGTGTATCTGAATCTATAAACAGGTCTCtcctgaatgttttcttttaagcttGGTGTAATTTATGCATATAAACTTTTTCCATATGAAAAAGATTACTatagtttgaatttttaaaatctgaagtaATATTGCTATCCTGTAATACTGCTTGACATAAACAGAGCTAAATATAGCAcctaaagcaaataaaaatgctttaatttgaTTACTGGAGGAGATAGATGGATAGCTAAGTTGTTTGACAAAGTGTTTCTCACTGATGATGTGGCATAAGCATAAAGACACCACTTAGTAAGCTGCATAAGATGATGTACTGCTGTATTTTCAAGATTGATAGGTTATATGACTGGAAGAAAAGTCCAGATACAGATGTAGCTGTCACcttaaagaagcagaaaaaaaataccaaagatGAATTTGAAGAACGTGCAAAGGCTATCATAGTGGAATTTGCAAAACAGGTAGGTTGGAATATTCAAGGTTCTTTGTTTAAAAGTGATAGTAAAGGGGGGTGAGTGAGTCATGTGGTTTTTGGGTTagtgggtgggttttttgttttttcccctttcctcaaAACAACTTGGAATATCAAGAAAACTGTTGCATTCCTTCTGACACATTGATGTTAACCTTTCATGAACCAAACTTCGTTGTTTACATTTTGCGTAATTTTAACTGCTCCATCCTTATTGCTGGTTTGGAGAAAAACAGCTAAGTGCTGTGCCTGGTCAATGGAGTCATGAATAGCAGATGAAGTTTTCTGTCattattctctttctctttgggAATAGCCCGAGAGAATCCcatctgtctttttctcttggaTGCTGGCAGGGTATGAATCACATCAGTTCTGGGAACTTCCTCTGTTGGTGGCATAGAATGCTGTCTAGAGGCTAGATGGGGTAATTAGCTTTGTAAAATTATCCCACACTGCTTCCAAATGTGGATTGAGGCTTCGTGTTCCACAGCATGCTGTCAGTAACAGTGTTGGCATTTTGAATTGgggttttaaaaatgcagtggtATTTGACTGGGGTTGAATGTTCCTGTCAATACTGATGTGTATATGTGCTTTTCCCTGTGTAACTGTTAATTCTGATTCCAGGGCTTGAACGCCGCCTTGTTTTATGAGAATAAGGATCCTCGcacttttgtttctcttgtaCCTACCTCTGCTCACACAGGGGATGGCATGGGCAGTCTGATAGCTCTTCTTGTTGAGCTCACACAAACCATGCTGACCAAGAGACTGGCTGAGTGTCAGGAGCTGAGAGCTCAAGTCATGGAGGTAATACAGCAACTCTTTCTTGAAATTCATATAGAAATTTATCCTTTCCCTGCACCTTTCATTCTGGTAAGAGAAGAGTATTTGAAGTGCTTAAAtaggaagtaatttttttgtctcctttcatTCAGGTTAAAGCACTGCCAGGCATGGGCACTACTATAGATGTTATTCTGATTAATGGACGTCTGAGAGAAGGAGACACCATTATTGTTCCTGGGGTAGAAGGTCCTATAGTAACTCAAATTAGAggtctgctgctgcctcctcctaTGAAGGAGCTACGAGTTAAGGTATGGCAGCTGGTTAGCATACTGACATttagcacaggaaaaaaaaatcaagctttaTAAAAAGAGAATGTAGTAGAACATGGTTGTATTCTTGGTATCTAAAAGGGGCTTCAAGAGGAATGCAGGGGACATCTGGTGTCTTTTGTGAAAACGTATGTTCATGTTGGTGTGTGTGTTgtcccagcagtggcagagagAACAATCAAGGAATTGCCTTGCAGGGGGATTAGGATGTGTATGCTATAATAAGGGATTGAGACATGTGGCTACATGTGAGAGGGAGATTCTCATCTTAAATGGAAACTGGGGTGTACTGGTACAGCGACTTCTGAGTTAAAGTTATATTAGGAGAAGTGTTTTTTCAGTAACAAAACTCATATGCTCTTACATTTGAGAAAAGTGAGCACATTAGTTTCTAGGGCTGGTTGGTGAGTGGCAGTGACCAGGACTCCTGCAGCCTCTTGGCTTTTCAAAGAGTTTTGCTGCCCTAGTCTTATTAGCCTGAGAAGAAGCCCTGAATTTGAGATCCTTCCTGCATGGCTTTCAATGAAATGAGGAGACAGAATCAAAAAgctgtaaataaattaaatatatattaacaTTAATGCATGCAATTCAAAGATGATGAAAAGAGCTGCTTTGATGTTTCCTGTttaaaagggaaggaataaatGTCTGCACAGACTTTTTTAAGGCAAAGTAAACCATATAGATAGCCTAGGTGAATGTTATAGGATGGGCCTTTCAGATTTGGGAACCTTGAGCTGCAGAAGTGGACCTAGAGTAGCTGCTGGGCTTTTTTGATGCAAACAGTGAGGATGCATTTTGATTCAGCTTATTCATGTGGAATTGTCATCCTTGAAATAAGACCCAAATTTTTTGGGTGGAGGGCTAAAGGATAGAGGTTTGCAGGAACAAAGTGCTTATTGAGGAAGGAAGCTACCTTGCAGTTTTAAGAAAAGGATGGGACAtctaaattaaagaaaacaagaaatcagaaaatccTTCCAACATCAATTTAAAGATGTTGAGAAATAACATTGTTTTTGTTATGTATTAGAGTCATGCTCTGAGTGTGAGATCTTTGAGGCTCCCCTGGATAGGGAGAGAATGTGGGAAATTGAACATGGAATTGTGCACATGAGAAGGCTGGATGGCCTCCAGTGGGAGAGTGAGACAGCCCTTCCTGCACAGAGGCTTGGGCTGTGTGTCAGCTGAGCTTTAGTGTTTTTGTTAAGCTGTTGGCATCTTCCCATCACTTGCTTATGGGACTttatttgtggggttttattaGTGAGCTGCTTGCTCTTTTCTAGTGTATGTTCCTTTTTGGtgctcttctctgcttttaGAAGATTTCCCCGTGCCCtgcctgccttggcaggggccaTCTGAAGGGAGAGGTGCAGGAGGACTGAAATGTGCaaatgcagagcagagacaaTCACTGATGAAAGTTGGGGGCTGCTGCACTTCACTGCTCCCTGCCATTTGCttcagctgctcagcactgTGTTGTGTTGCTGTGCACCTGTGCTAGTGTGTATATTCTCTTTTTCAGAATCAGTATGAAAAGCACAAAGAGGTTGTTGCTGCTCAAGGTGTGAAGATTCTTGGGAAAGATTTGGAAAAAACCTTGGCTGGTTTGCCACTGCTCGTAGCTCATAAAGAGGATGAAGTCCCAGTCCTCAAGGTGAGGTGGCTGATGTTGAAATACAACACACTGAGTGTGTGGCTACTTGAGCTCTCTGGCGATGAAACTCGAATGTTGAGAGCTCAGTTTGCAAATAACtgagtttttttggttgttttaaaaactgttccAGTAACATATATTAGCCTTGTGCCCATGTGAAGCGTTAGTGGTATGATGTTTTTATATCTTGACCAttagttttttttccctgatactTTGCTGGGGTGTCTCTGCTGCTAGAATAAGGTTTGAAAACAAGGATCATGGTATAGTTTGACTCTGTTAATGACTGATTTGGTATTTATAGTAATTTATGGATATATTCTAATCAAGTTATATTAGGTAAATATCTACTAGTGGAGTTCTGCAAACTCTCCTAATTGCAAAGCTAATTTAAGACTTCTGCAATAAATTTCTTTAGTGACTTACACATTAAaaatgggagaggaaaggatGTAGCTATCCTAAACCCAAAACGGCTCTGTGCTCTCCAAAGGCAGGAAGTTAGTTTAGAAAGGAAACTCACCCGTTGCTAATTGACTTTTAAATTTACACAGTCTTCCTTTAGTCTTCTGTCTACTTATTTATGCCTTTGAAGGGAAGTTAAACTTTTCGGATGTCCAAACACAGAGCTTGTTGCTGCGTCCATGCGAGTATTTACTTAGTGTGCTACTGGTAGTAGGTACACGATGGCTAAATCCATTCTTCTGCCAGAGGACTTAAGTGAGGTTAGAAGGCATAGCCTCTgaaaaaatgtgggtttggcttcttaaaaagcaacaaattgGCTTTGCTGCTCTTACATCCTGTTTTGTACCCAGGCCTGAAGAGTGTTCAGGATCCTTTCCAGTTCATGGGTTTAGGTGTTGGCTTTTGTCACTGATCCTCAGGCAGCCAAAGGCATTGCCACACAATGTGAGCCGTGTGTTTGCTCAGCCGTGCCAGCAGAAACTTGCAGTGCTGGGCAAAGTGATGTGTAGTCTGCAGAGCAATGTTACCAGCTCTGAAGGTGGGCATCTGCTCAGTTTTATACAATCATCTTCCTGAAAAATCCTCAGGTCTAGTTCAGCTCAAGCTTTTCTAATGCCAAAAACAGTCAGTGTCTCACAGGCTGTCTATGATTTACACTGCAACTCTGTCACTTGGGACCGATCATCATGGCTGTCACATGTTTTCAGCAGCTCATGAACAGGAAGATTTTGTACCCTGAGGCATAAATTGCAAGAGAACtaaaacttgcttttttctctcctgttttttttttttttccacctaaaGGATGAACTAATACATGAACTGAAGCAAACACTGAATGCAATcaaattagaagaaaaaggTGTTTATGTCCAGGCTTCTACTTTAGGCTCTTTAGAGGCATTACTTGAATTTCTTAAAACGTCAGAAGTGCCAGTAAGTACTGCTGTGCTTAATCTGATGCCACTGATTCTGTGTTTAGTCAGTCAATGTTTCCTTTTGACTCAAAAAGATTAGTGACttgatttttgtgtctttctcCAACAGTATTCAGGAATTAATATCGGTCCTGTCCATAAAAAGGATGTAATGAAGGCATCGGTTATGTTGGAGCACGACCCACAGTAAGTCCCTTTGCTGTCCCGTGGTGCTGTGGGCCTGGCCGGAGCTGTGGGTGTGTGAACTGTCGGGCTCGCTCTTCCCTCAGGTTCGCCGTCATCCTGGCATTCGATGTGCGGATTGAACGGGACGCGCAGGAGATGGCCGACAGCCTAGGGGTTCgcattttcagtgctgaaataatttatcaCTTGTTTGATGCCTTCACAAAATACAGACAAGACtacaagaaacagaaacaagagGAATTCAAGTAAGTACGAGCAATCGTATTCTGGATGCTTCCCTAATACGTGTCTGTGTTATTTTAGTATAAATGAAGCTGTATTTAACTACTTGTTTCCTTATTACATAGCATGTAGTTCTGAtggaaagggaggagaggaggaagatggTAGGGACAATAGATAGAATTCTGTGCTCCAGTCTAATTGTTTAAATTTGGATTAGGCCTCGTAGGGtgagagctgggaaagctgTGCAGCAGATGCAAGATTCAGCTAGAACTGTTGTGTAGTATGGAGTGTCTTTATTAAGGTTTGTGTTCTATACTTGGCTTCTCTTCCTAGATTATGACAGATGGGTTAGTCTTGCagagttaaaaaagaaaaccaaaaggaTTTGGATTCTGTTGTTTCATATTGATGTGATTCCAGTGTAGAGGACTTAATTCTGACTACAGTAATGTGAATATATGTAGTGATTTAAGGATTTATAGAGACCCAAAATTAGGGAATCATGTGTCAGTGTGTGGTCTTCAGTAGAATAAATACagtcaaaataaatgaaaatatatttcattccATATTGATCCCAACTTGAGTTTTTTTAGCTCagcttttaaatgcatttgtttacttggcagaaaaaaaaatcttgaaattcTGGAGTTTAGGCAGCAATATTTCTATTCCTGTGTTCTTGTGAGGCTGTAATTACACTGTAAAATTACTACTCCTTTGGTCTTGGTCTAAGTTGAGTGCTCAAGCCTGTCAAATTGAAATCCATGCCAGGCATGCATGATTATTGCTCCCTGTAGATCTTGAAGATCAGGTATGGACTAGAATTAGTAAGAATGGaaaagagtttttttcctgtttgatttttctccaAGTAACACTTCTAGAATGAATGAATGCCCAAGAAGTGTGGGAGAAGGCAGAACTGGTAATGTTACATCCACTGTTCCGTGTGTCTTTCAAAGTCCTTTTCTTGTCATCTTCCAGGCACATAGCAGTGTTTCCATGCAAGTTGAAAATACTCCCTCAGTTCATTTTCAACTCTCGTGACCCAATAGTGATGGGTGTCGTGGTGGAGGCTGGCCAGGTGAAGCAGGGGACACCCATGTGTGTTCCTAGCAAAAATGTAAGTAAGGGCCTCTTCCCACTGCCTGTCTGATCCAGCTGGTAGTTCCTGGGATGATGCACCACGGAGTGCTGGCATGTTTTCCTCAGTGCACAGATTGCTGGCAGGAGGTGAGGGTCAGACTTGCAGATAAAGTTTTTCTTCTGGTGCTCAAATACCTCACTCCTCTTTGCCAGAAGAGTTGAGCCCTTGAGTGGGGTTACAGGAAGGGTGGCTGGAGGGCACCTGCCTGTTCTGTGCTGTGGTATTGAGTAACAGGCAAAATTGTCATACCTGGTAGCTAAAAAAGGAGAACCAGCTTGATATTTTAAGAGATAACCAGTGCCAGATGAGCTGTGGGAGGttggtgtccctgccctttcCAGGATGGAGCACTTGCTGTGCCGTATGTTTTGCTTGCCTGTGCTgaggtggcagctctgccagtgctgcaCTTCCTGCAGCAAGTCTGTCCCTACAGACAGGAATTTAGAGAAGGGTGTGTTCCACAGAGGCTTGGTGGATGTGTTACAGCTGCTTCATTGTATTACAGTTTGTTGAAATTGGAATAGTTACAAGTATTGAAATAAACCACAAACCAGTGGATGTCGCAAAGAAAGGCCAAGAAGTGTGTGTTAAAATAGAACCTATTCCTGGGGAATCACCTAAAATGTATGGACGACATTTTGAAGCAACAGATATCCTCGTCAGCAAGGTAAGAGCAATCTGCATTTGTGGAGAGGGCTTAGGACAGAGTGGCAGCTTGCTTGAAGTGGAAATGCAGCACGAAGCCTCAAAAACAGGGCAGGAGCCTTCTGTCACTGACTGACATTCACTTAGGAGGGTGCTGGTGTGGCATTGTACAGGTGAGGTCTCTGGAGACGTGGTTTGAGGTCTGTAGTGGTGGCCCTGCAGAGGCCCAAAGGAAGGAGGTGCTGTGGCTGCAAGGACCTTGCAGCTCAGAGCACCTGAGAGGGCAAAATGCCAGGCTCACTGTTTGCCAGCTGGTTGTACACAGAGCTCACCAGTCCCCCAGGGCACCACGGCCTGCGCATGAAATTGCTCAATGAACAGCAATCCTCAGTTGCTCTGACTGTTGGGGCACTGGCTCTCAAGGAGGAGATGATCCCTTGCTCCATCTTTTGCTGTTGGAAGCAAAGCCACAGCTCTCCACCTTCCCAAATGCTTTAGTGACCATGTCATAGGACACCTCCTGCCACATATGTGCCAGGGACGTGTGCCCACAAATGAAGGGCGAGTAGGCCCTCGGATAGGGACAGGGTGGGGTTGCTGGTCCTGTAGGCTCTGGTGGAGACTTCTCCAGTTCTTGTCTTACTGCATAAGGTGTGGGATGGTctgtccagctccagcccctctaGACCAGATATGGGACATGGgtgaggagaaaggaagggaaacaaATAGGGTGGGTCATACAGCTGATCAGCAAACAGGAGCTTAGAATGagttcagctgctgtgcagacTACCCTTTCTTCAGAGTAACTTCGCCATGTGCTGTAAGCTGCCTTTAATTCTGTGCATTTCTGATGGATTTGTCTCATGTGTTGCAGATCAGCCGTCAGTCCATCGATGCTCTGAAGGACTGGTTCAGGGATGAGATGCAGAAGTCTGACTGGCAGCTTATAGTAGAACTGAAGAAAGTGTTTGAAATCATCTAGATAACTTTTACAGCAATGGGGAGGCAGGAATAAATGCACTCTTCCTGTACTAAAAAAGTTACCAA
It encodes the following:
- the EIF5B gene encoding eukaryotic translation initiation factor 5B isoform X8, whose amino-acid sequence is MLSGSDDDDHETQVKKSKGKTQKSNKTHDLSEDETNIKKSKGRGGGVSTGESGDESDEVSQSRKGQKKNQKPKSAPAAESGDDEEPSFKVKTVAQKKAEKKERERKKREEEKAKLRKQKEKEELEGGKEPAKPKESLKKAEEKASPEVTAVPGEKGETAAGTEADDNEGDKKKKDKKKKKGEKEEKEKEKKKGPSKATVKAMQEALAKMKEEEERAKREEEERIRRLEELEAKRKEEERLEQERKERKKQKEKERKERLKKEGKLLTKTQREAKARAEATLRLLQAQGVEVPSKDSVPKRRPIYEDKKRKKQQQPENKEESVEVTSPAEEAVELETPVKEEAPLPVDPEEKEEEDETEDGGLDDWEAMVSDEDGEKAESKPVHIEVKEQNEVDEEEEEEDEEEEEEEESEESEESEGSEDEDEKTSDEREPDSQAIGKQSMEKKLSKEISSDSEYDSDDDRTKEERAYDKAKRRIEKRRAENSKNMNTEKLRAPVICVLGHVDTGKTKILDKLRHTHVQDSEAGGITQQIGATNVPLEAINEQTKMVKNFDRENIKIPGMLIIDTPGHESFSNLRNRGSSLCDIAILVVDIMHGLEPQTIESINLLKSKKCPFIVALNKIDRLYDWKKSPDTDVAVTLKKQKKNTKDEFEERAKAIIVEFAKQGLNAALFYENKDPRTFVSLVPTSAHTGDGMGSLIALLVELTQTMLTKRLAECQELRAQVMEVKALPGMGTTIDVILINGRLREGDTIIVPGVEGPIVTQIRGLLLPPPMKELRVKNQYEKHKEVVAAQGVKILGKDLEKTLAGLPLLVAHKEDEVPVLKDELIHELKQTLNAIKLEEKGVYVQASTLGSLEALLEFLKTSEVPYSGINIGPVHKKDVMKASVMLEHDPQFAVILAFDVRIERDAQEMADSLGVRIFSAEIIYHLFDAFTKYRQDYKKQKQEEFKHIAVFPCKLKILPQFIFNSRDPIVMGVVVEAGQVKQGTPMCVPSKNFVEIGIVTSIEINHKPVDVAKKGQEVCVKIEPIPGESPKMYGRHFEATDILVSKISRQSIDALKDWFRDEMQKSDWQLIVELKKVFEII
- the EIF5B gene encoding eukaryotic translation initiation factor 5B isoform X1, whose amino-acid sequence is MGKKQKNRSEESAKDDIDIDALAAEIEGAGAAKDQEPQKSKGKKKKEKKKQDFDEDDILKELEELSIEAQGGKVDREQPSTGKVENDNEESLSKQDKKRKGKSKKANLENDYDSEEVEDKDKKSKKTQKAKQDMLSGSDDDDHETQVKKSKGKTQKSNKTHDLSEDETNIKKSKGRGGGVSTGESGDESDEVSQSRKGQKKNQKPKSAPAAESGDDEEPSFKVKTVAQKKAEKKERERKKREEEKAKLRKQKEKEELEGGKEPAKPKESLKKAEEKASPEVTAVPGEKGETAAGTEADDNEGDKKKKDKKKKKGEKEEKEKEKKKGPSKATVKAMQEALAKMKEEEERAKREEEERIRRLEELEAKRKEEERLEQERKERKKQKEKERKERLKKEGKLLTKTQREAKARAEATLRLLQAQGVEVPSKDSVPKRRPIYEDKKRKKQQQPENKEESVEVTSPAEEAVELETPVKEEAPLPVDPEEKEEEDETEDGGLDDWEAMVSDEDGEKAESKPVHIEVKEQNEVDEEEEEEDEEEEEEEESEESEESEGSEDEDEKTSDEREPDSQAIGKQSMEKKLSKEISSDSEYDSDDDRTKEERAYDKAKRRIEKRRAENSKNMNTEKLRAPVICVLGHVDTGKTKILDKLRHTHVQDSEAGGITQQIGATNVPLEAINEQTKMVKNFDRENIKIPGMLIIDTPGHESFSNLRNRGSSLCDIAILVVDIMHGLEPQTIESINLLKSKKCPFIVALNKIDRLYDWKKSPDTDVAVTLKKQKKNTKDEFEERAKAIIVEFAKQGLNAALFYENKDPRTFVSLVPTSAHTGDGMGSLIALLVELTQTMLTKRLAECQELRAQVMEVKALPGMGTTIDVILINGRLREGDTIIVPGVEGPIVTQIRGLLLPPPMKELRVKNQYEKHKEVVAAQGVKILGKDLEKTLAGLPLLVAHKEDEVPVLKDELIHELKQTLNAIKLEEKGVYVQASTLGSLEALLEFLKTSEVPYSGINIGPVHKKDVMKASVMLEHDPQFAVILAFDVRIERDAQEMADSLGVRIFSAEIIYHLFDAFTKYRQDYKKQKQEEFKHIAVFPCKLKILPQFIFNSRDPIVMGVVVEAGQVKQGTPMCVPSKNFVEIGIVTSIEINHKPVDVAKKGQEVCVKIEPIPGESPKMYGRHFEATDILVSKISRQSIDALKDWFRDEMQKSDWQLIVELKKVFEII